ATGCGCCGTAATCGGTGCCCCAGACGAGCCGTTGCCGGTCGCACCGGCGCACAAGCTCGCGTAACGCCCCCAAGTGCGGGCCGCACAGACATCCCCAAAGGTTCTCGGCATAGCGCATCGCGGCAATCGCTTCGCGCCAATGTTCATACAGCCCGCAATGCCCCAAGATCATCGTAGCGTCCGGATGCCGGCGCGCCAACAGGGCTATCTGCGACGGGAGCGAGTAGGAGGGCGTTCCGTCATGGAACAGCAACGGGACCCTCCAATGCGCCGCCATCTCGCACAACTCATCGATCGAATCGCCGAAGAGGCTCGCGCCTTGAACCCAGGGATGGATCTTCAGGCCCCGCATTTTCAGTCCCTCGACGCAACGGCGGAATTCCGCGGCGGT
The window above is part of the Candidatus Hydrogenedentota bacterium genome. Proteins encoded here:
- a CDS encoding amidohydrolase family protein, whose amino-acid sequence is MIVDCHTHWGPSFKTRYGLDPAPWLDGELRHGVTHAVVAPLLGLHDDTLLPQENDDIAAVCAASGGCMIPFCAVNPYRRDTTAAEFRRCVEGLKMRGLKIHPWVQGASLFGDSIDELCEMAAHWRVPLLFHDGTPSYSLPSQIALLARRHPDATMILGHCGLYEHWREAIAAMRYAENLWGCLCGPHLGALRELVRRCDRQRLVWGTDYGASGTDVVGHFWRLFKLLPLTDREFEQITLHNPRRLLGAALAC